From the genome of Sediminibacter sp. Hel_I_10:
ACAAAAAAGAACCATCAAGTTGCCGATTTTTACATAAAGACTGGTTTTGAATTCAAGGAAGAGTTAGAAGCAACCATATCTTATGAGATGAAAAAGGCTAATTTTGCAGTTTCAAACTCTTATAATTACATAAAATTAAATTATGCCTAACATCGAAGATAAATTAAAAGAAATCATGGCGTTGGTATTTGACGTCCCTACCACAGACATAAATGAGGATACCAGTCCAGATGATTTGGATAATTGGGATTCTATCGGTACTATAAACCTAATCACCGCATTGGAAGATGCATTTGATATTGAGTTTGAAGATGAAGAGATTTTAGAACTCTTGAATTTTCAACTCATTAAAATCAATATAGAGGAAAAGCTAGAAGCCTAGTGTCAGTTATTTTAAGAGAAGTTCAGCATTCAGATTTTGACCAAATTCATAATTTATTTATCGAGGTGTATGGTAAAGAGCCTGTACTTGGATTTAAAAAAGCATTTTTTGACCATAAATTATTATTAGGATATTGCTTGATAGATGATTTGGCTGAAAAACAGCCCATGGTAGGTTATTTTGGTTGTTTTACCTATCATAGAGTTATTGATGGTATAAATTATAAATTCTATAATTCGCATACTTGGATTGTAAGAGAGCCATATCGCAAGCAATCTTTAAAACTACTAATGCCATATATTCGTCTAAAAGATGGTATTGTCACTAATTTTAGCGCTAATGGTAAAGTGGCGCAAATTTTAGAACAATTGAAATTTTCAAAACAAGCTGTAGTCAATTTCACTATCAGACATTCTTTTAGTTTAAAATCTTATATAGATCAACGAAAAATTAAATCTGAAAGTCTTGAAAATAATATTACAAAATGGCATGAGCCATACGTAGGGTTAAGTCTTAATCTTAAATTTCCTAGTCAAGACAAGACGATTGAATTGATATTGAAGCCTGTTTCTAAAAAACCAGAATGGGTCCAACGTATTAATAGAATTTCTAAAAGATTAACAAAACGACCATTCATAACTCAAACCTATTTTCTTTATAAAGTACATTATACAAATGCACCAAATTTTTTAATGGAACATTTAGATACGTTGAGTCATTATTTATTTTTAAAAGAAAAAGTGGGTGGTTTGATTTTTCCAGAAAGTCTTATTGAAAATTTACCCCAGAATCGTATACGATCACAATATGAAGAAGATATTTACTTAAAACAGAATCAAAGTGCAGTCCCAAAGCTCGATTATCTGTATTCTGAAGTATTTTATTTGAATATTCAAGATAAATAATGTTACAAAAGCTAAAAGATCAAATCAAGCAAAACTTAGTGCCTAAATCAAAATTGGTGGTACTTAATTACCATCAGTTGGGAGAAACATTTGATCCTAAAATTCATAATGAATTTATTTGGAATTCTACCGATCTGTTTCAAGAACACATGTCTTTTTTAAAACAAAATTTTAAAATTGTTTCTCTTTCTGAAGGGTTAGAGGCTTTAAAGAATAAGACAATAAATCAAACACTGGTGAGTATTACTTTTGATGATGGAGATGCTTCAATGACGGAGTTCGCTATGCCAATTCTTGACAGTCTTAAAATTCCAGCAACCTTCTTCATCAATACGGCATATGGCAAAGAAAAAATGGGGTATTGGTATAATCTAGGACCTTATTTTGAGAATAAGGAATTAATTGAGGCAGCACCAAAAATTAGAAATACTAGAGATCAAAACGAATATCGGGAGCTTTTAAAATTGGAGAATGAATGCAATCTAAAAAATGGCGCAGAAAATTCACCATTTTATGCTAAGTATTCAGATTTTGAAAATTGTAAAAACCCATTATTTCATTTTGGGTTACATGGCCATGAACATTTGCGCTTTTCTATGTTGTCTCGGGAGTCACAGAAGGAAAATTTGCAAAAAAATATGGAACAAATGAAAGATTGGCCCAATTATGTGCCCCTCTTTGCCATTCCTTTTGGTAAACCACAAGATTGGAATTCGGATACTCTAGAAATTTGTAAGGAGTTAGATGTTATTCCCTTTCTAGCCTATCATGGTTATAATACGTCTTATAGAGAACCATTTTTAAGATTTTCAGTAGATACAAAAAACCTGAAAACGATATTTAAGGATTTCAGCCCTTTTCAGAAGAGTTATTATAAACTAAACATGTTATCAAAATAAGTGAAGAGACTTTATTATTTTACAGACTCTTATCCATTTTCTGTCGATTACACATGGAAAACTGCCGAAATAAAAGAGGCATCCTTAAAGTTTGATGAAGTCATTATTGTACCTTTTACTCATAAGAAAACTAATGATTTTAATTTCGCTGATAATGTTCGCATTATAGAACCAACATTAGGGAAAACATTATTCGCTAAGCCTAAGTATCTCAAACATCTTTTTAGCAAAAGTCAGCCACAAAAGTGGATTTCAGAATTTTTTAGAGCTGTAAAAAGCGGTAAACAAGGCATTATTGATTGGTATTTAGCCACAGTTTATAGTGATATTATTATCAAAAAAAACATTTTTAAAGAACTCCAAAACAATCGTAGTAAGCAAGCGCAGACTGTTCTGTTTTTTCAATGGACTATGAATAACGCCCTCATGATTCCTGTTCTTCATGAATGGGGTTATCAAAATATTATATGCAGGATGCATGGTTTTGATTTGTATGAGTTTCGACATAACGACTATTTACCATATAAATCAAGGGTGTTAAAACATGCCCATATTTGCACATTTATAAGTGAACATGGGCGTGATTACGCGACGAAACGTTATCCTTTTATTGAGAATGCTAGTGAAATCCATTATTTAGGTGCAAACGCAATGCTTCAAAATAAAGTGGAGTCTGGGCAAATATTTCATTTAGTGAGCGTTTCTAGAGCAGTACCTTTAAAACGCTTAGAGCTTATTGTTGAAGCTTTGAAATCAGTAAAAATACCTGTAAAATGGACTCATATTGGAGACGGCTATGCACTTGACAATATTAAAAAATGTGCTTCAGAAATTAAAAAGTACAATCCAAATTGTGAGGTGGAATTCTTGGGGTGGTTAACTCCGGAAGAGATTAAAAATTATTTTGCCGAAAATGGGATACATAGTTTGATATTGGTTAGTGAGACCGAAGGTTTGCCAGTTGTTATAATGGAAGCCTTCTCAGCATCTATTCCGGTTATTGCTACAGATGTTGGAGGTGTTTCAGAATTGGTTAAAACGGAGAACGGTATATTATTATCATCAAATCCAAAACCCTCTGAGGTTGCCATTTCTATCGATACAATGGCGAGCGAAGATTTTGAAACTCATCAAGAACGCAGAGATGCAGCATTTCAATCTTATGTTAAATCTTTTGATTTACAAAAGAACACCAAAAAATTCATAAATTTTTTATCGCAACAATGTCATTAGTCTCCATCATCATTCCGGTATTCAATAGTATTGCCTTTATAGAGGAGACTATAAATTCGGTGCTAAAGCAAACCCATCAAAGTATCGAAATAATTGTTATTGATGATGGTTCAACCGATGGCTCTTTTGAATTCATATCCAATTTGGAAAATGAAAAGTTGACTCTCATAAAGAACCCTAAAAAAGGAGCCTGCTCAGCCAGGAATCACGGTTTGCGTTTAGCGAAGGGTGAATTCATTCAATTTTTAGATGCTGATGACATACTCAGTCCTAATAAATTAGAATTGCAGATTGCGGAACTAAAAAATGACACCAAATCCATTGCCGTTTGCAGTACGAAACATTTTTATGATACTATAGACAGTGGGGTCGTTACAGATAGAGAATTTTTATATACCACAGAGGACACCGAGGTTTTTTTATTGAATCTTTATGGGGGAAATGGTAAGCAAAATATGGTTCAAACAAGCGCTTGGTTAACGCCAAAATATTTGTTAGATAAGTTAGAACCTTGGGACGAAAGTTTGAGCAAAGATCAAGACGGAGAATATTTTTGTAGAGTAGTCACTAAGGCCAATAAAGTTGTTTACGTTCCAGATGTTTATAACTATTATCGCAAACACATCAGAGGGGCTAATATTGCCAATCAAAAACAGCTTAAACATTTACAGAGTCAATTAAAAGCTTTAAACTCAAAAAGTAAACAGTTTCGAATCCAAAAGGGTACGGAATTATATAACAACGCTATGGCTTTGCAGTACAAGATTATAGCCATTGATGCGTACCCAGAGTCTATGATGGTTTACAGAGCAGCTATCGAAAAAGTTAACAAGTTTGGCGGAAGCACTTACGAGCCTGTTTTAGGAGGTAGGATTGTTGAAGTTATGAAATCTATTTTTGGATGGAAAGCTGCAAGATATTTTTCAGTATTTATTCATAAACTTTTAAGTCATAAATGAAGTCTATTCTATTTATAACGACTTCAAGCCTAGCGGCCAATCCGCGATTGGTCAAGGAGTTTGAAGCACTTAAAGAAAACAATAATTGTGTTGTTTTGTCTTTTAAACATGATGATTGGAGTTTGGAGCTTTCTGAAGCTATAAAAAAAAGAAACCCAAAAGTTGAATTTTTTGAGATTGATAGAAAGAAGGATGTATTTCAAACCATAGCCAGTAAAGCCATTCATAAAATCGCTATTAGTTTAAATGGTATCTTTTCTGAAAAATTTAAAATTTGTGCATTTGCTAGTAGTGATAAAGCTTTACAATTATGGTTTAAAGCCAAAGTTCTGCAAAATAAAATACAGTTTTCTAGAATAATTGCACATAATTTAGGAGCTTTTTTTTCAGCAGTAAACATTGCAGAAAAACTAAATATTGAATTGCAGTTAGATATCGAGGATTATTATCCGGGTGAAGCCTTGTACTTTAATGAAAAATATGAGATTCAAAATCGAATGGAGATTATGAAACATAGCTTTTCAAAAGCAGATGCTATTACCTATGCCTCAAGGGGAATTCAATTAGAGTGTGAAAAACATTTTAAAGTACAAACAAATGCAAGACAAATAACAATCATTAATGCGTTTAATGAAGAAGATTTTATTAAGCCAGATACAAAACTAAAAGATGAAATACATTGTGTTTGGTTTTCACAACATATAGGGCCTAATCGTGGATTGGAACAGGTTTTTGAGGCAGCTAAAACATTAGATCATGTGACTTTTCATATAGTTGGAAATCGCAACCAGGGTTATTTGGATGGTTTTGATTTAGGTGATAATATTAGGTTTTATAAAGTTATGAAGCAAGAACTCCTGCATTCATTTTTGAGCAAAATGGACATTGGTCTTGCCTTAGAAAATACAGAAGCAGATTATAATCGTAATATTTGTTTAACCAATAAATTTTTAGCCTATTCACAAGCTGGTTTGTATATAGTGGCAAGTAATACTTTAGGTCAATCCCAATTTTTAAAATCTCTGGATTATGATGCAGGAGTTATTATAGAATCATCCTTAAAAGAAACGCTTTTTAAATTCAATCAGGTTCTTTTAGAGGCACCTCGTAAGACTGACAGATGGCTAAAAGCAAAGTCATTTTGCTGGGAAATTGAAAAAATTAAATTAAAGGAATTACTCTCATGAAAACTATATTAATAATTTATCCAGATTGGCACCCTTCTAATGTTGCAGGTGTTCAGAGACCTAGATTAATAGGGAACTTTACAAAAGAGTTTGATTGGGCACCAAAAGTTATCACGGTAGAAGAAAGTTTCTATTCAGTGAAACCCGACCATGATTTTTCAAAGACGTTTTCTGATGATTTTGATGTAGTTAGAGTAAATGCTTTTAAGCATAACAGAATTATTGGAGATATCGGTCTTAGGTCTTTTTTTCAATTATACAATAAGGCAAAGGAAATTATTGCCAATGAGTCAATTCATTTTATTTGGTTTCCAATTCCAACCTTTTATACGTCATTATTAGGAAGACTACTTTATGAAAAAACTAAAATACCCTATGGTATTGATTATATCGATCCTTGGGTTAGAGATATTACCAATCAAAAAGGCTTACGAGCTAAAATAAGCCAATCTCTTGCAAAATTTTTAGAGCCTATAGCAATTAAAAAAGTAGCGGTTATAAGTGGAGTGTCTACACCCTATTATGAACCTGTGATAAGAAGAAATTTTCCTGAATTTTATAACGATAAAGGAGAACTTATAGCAAAAACTATTAATAGACATACAAAAAAAGAAATGGCACACGTAGGTATGCCCTATGGTTTTGATCCTAAAGATCATGAAATAGTACTTAAAAACATAACATTTCCATGGGCAGGAGGTTCCTCAAAAGAAAAAATATGGATTTATGCTGGAGCCTTCCTCCCCAATAGCCATTCTCTGTTGTCTGCTTTCTTTGAAGCTATATCAAATTTAAGACGAAGAGGACAATGGGACAATGATATAAGGCTTTGGTTTGTGGGAACGGGTTCTTATACGGCGAAATCTATACTATCTTACGCTCAAGATTTTGGTTTGGAAGATATAGTTTTCGAAAGAAGAGATCGTTACCCATATTTGCAAGTATTAAATTTCCTTGGTTCTTCTAATACGATTATGGTTATTGGTAGCACAGAAAAGCATTACACAGCTAGTAAGACATTTCAAGCACTTATGTCTAATAGGCCCATTATTGGTGTTTTCCATTATGAAAGTAGCGCATTAAAAATCATGAAAGAAACTTCTGCAGATAAATTTGTCGTCAGATATAATCCTTCAAATAGTAAAGAGGAACTCATAACTTCTTTCGAGCGTATGATATTGAACAGATGCGGTGATCAACATTGGAGCCCATCCTTAGAAATCTTAAATAACTACTCTGCTAAAGAATCTGCTAGGAGATTGGTGGATGCAATTGAAACAATATTATAATAAAACTCACTTTTAAAATGATCAATTATCATGTCATCGAATAAAATAGCTTTCATTATTCCTTATTTTGGTCAGTTAGATAAATTCTTCCCAGTTTGGATGCATTCTTGCAGGTATAACCCTACAATAGATTGGATTTTAATTACAGATCAATCTTTAGATCAATTTTCACTTCCTAGTAATGTATTAATACACTCTTGTACTTTTGAGTCTCTTCAGGATAAAATTAAAAATAAATTTAGTTTTACTACTGTCTTATCCACTCCTTACGATCTCTGTGAATTTAGAGTAGCTTATGGGGATATATTTTCTGATTTGCTTCAAGACTATGACTTTTGGGGGTATTGTGATATGGACGTATTATGGGGAAACTTAAGAAATTTTATTACAGATGACGTTTTAAGTACGAACGAGAAAATATCTTGGAGAGGTCACCTTACGCTATTTAGAAACACTCAAGAAATACGAAAGCTTTATACAAAAAATCTCCAGGGTGTAGAACTTTATAAACTTGCTTTTAGTAATGAATTTCTAGTTCCAGTAATGTTTGATGAGAGAGGGATAAACAAGATTTTTGACGACTCTAATTATTCAATTTATTTGGATTTGCCATTTGCAGATCTCAAAATTCGGTCTTTTAATTTTCAAGTTCAGCATTTCGATGAAAGCCTACTTTCTACGGGTGGGATTTTTTATTGGACAAGAGGAAAACTTTTTAGATTATTTGTTGAAGATAAAGATGTTATTGCAGAAGAATTTGTTTATGTTCATTTTCTTAAAAGGATTATAGACATTCATCAATTTAATTTTGATGATAAGTTTTTCGTTGTTCCAAACAAAATCTTAGCTGAAACTAATGTTCCAGATTTGAAGGGATTTATCGAAGAACATTGTCTTCAAAAATTTTATTTGAAATACTATTTAAAAAGAATGAATATTTCTTTTCTTCTGAGAAAAAGAGATTATCAAAAGAGCTTGGTTAAGTTCAATAACGCATATCCCGATATCCTAAAAGAAGGATACCCGGTAAAAATTTCTTCCAAAGTCATTAAAAGAAAAATAATAAGAACAATAGATGAACTTGAAGGGTATTAATAAAAAATTAGCGATAATTACCACACATCCCATTCAATATTACGCTCCACTTTTCCGGCTTTTGGCAGATGAAAGTAAAGTGGATGTAAAAGTATTCTATACTTGGTCGCAGGCTAAAGAGATAGTTAAAGACAAAACCTTTGGTAGAGATATCAAATGGGATGTTCCGTTACTTGAAGGTTATGACTTTGAATTTGTAGAGAACATATCTAAGAGACCTAGCAGCAATAGCTGGTTGGGAATTGATAATCCTGAACTAATATCAAAAATTGAAGTTTTTGAACCCGATGCTATTTTGGTCTATGGCTGGAATATGAAAAGCCACTTTAAGGTACTTCGTCATTTCAAAGGAAAAACCCCAGTATGGTTTAGAGGCGATTCCACCTTATTGGATGAACAAAAAGAGTTGAAAACATATTTGCGCAGATTTTGGCTCACCTATGTTTACAGACATGTGGATAGGGCTTTTTATGTAGGTCAGGCCAATAAAGCCTATTTTTTGAAGCACGGTTTAACTGAAAAGCAATTGGTATATGCGCCACACGCTGTAAATAATAGTCATTTTTATGATAATGATCAACAGTCATATAAAAAGAAAGCAGCTGATTGGAAGAAAAATCTAGGTATTTCTGAAGATCAAGTCACAGTAGTTTTTGCTGGTAAGTTTGAAGCTAAAAAGCAACCAAATCTGCTTATAGATGCCGTTATAGAAGCTAATAAAAAGCGCAAGAAACCTATAAAACTCTTATTGATAGGTAATGGTCCTTTAGAAGAAAGTCTCAAGGAACAAGCTGAGAGACAAAATTGCATTCTATTCTTGCCATTTCAGAATCAGTCTAAAATGCCTTTGGTTTACCGTCTGGGATCTATATTTTGTTTACCCTCAAAGGGGCCTGGTGAAACTTGGGGTTTAGCCGTGAATGAAGCCATGGCTTCTGCTATACCTGTGATTGTTACCAACAAGGTGGGAGGAGCAGAAGACATGCTAATAAAAGATTATAACGGCTATGAATTTGAATATTCTAATCAGCAAGAATTAGAGTCAATACTTATAAACTTATCTATCGATAAGTTGAAAATTATGGGAGCAAATGCAAAGTTACATGTTGAGAATTTTACACTGTTACAAACTGTAAAAGCAATTAAAAAAGAACTAAAAATGATTAAAACGAAACAGTCATAGCTTTTGGGATTTTGGTCGTACATAGGGATTTTGTTAGTTATCTTTAGTGCTTATAAGTTCTTAATACGATTAGGTAAAGCGTTACCCGTATTGGAACTTATGCTACTTATAGCTGGTCTTCAATGGATTGTTGGTCCTTTGATTGAATATGCCTCCCCTTCATTGCACTATAAATATTATATGTATGTAGAGCAAACTCAATATATGGGTTTCGTGGTACCTGCGTTCGGAATATTTGTTTTGTTTGTATTAGTGCTAATAAAGAAAACTGCCCTTTTCAATTTTCAGCTCGGGCGTTTAGAAAATTATTCGAACTATGGATTGGTTATCTTTATAATAGGTGTGTTTTTCGATGTTTTCGGCGGGTTTTTACCAGGAGCACTAGGTTTTGTAGGATTTATTCTATCCAATTTTAAGTTTGTAGGTGCGATTATTCTCTACTATTCCCAAAGTAAAAAATTAAAAAAAATATTTTACGTCGCTATTCTTTA
Proteins encoded in this window:
- a CDS encoding polysaccharide deacetylase family protein, encoding MLQKLKDQIKQNLVPKSKLVVLNYHQLGETFDPKIHNEFIWNSTDLFQEHMSFLKQNFKIVSLSEGLEALKNKTINQTLVSITFDDGDASMTEFAMPILDSLKIPATFFINTAYGKEKMGYWYNLGPYFENKELIEAAPKIRNTRDQNEYRELLKLENECNLKNGAENSPFYAKYSDFENCKNPLFHFGLHGHEHLRFSMLSRESQKENLQKNMEQMKDWPNYVPLFAIPFGKPQDWNSDTLEICKELDVIPFLAYHGYNTSYREPFLRFSVDTKNLKTIFKDFSPFQKSYYKLNMLSK
- a CDS encoding glycosyltransferase family 4 protein — translated: MNLKGINKKLAIITTHPIQYYAPLFRLLADESKVDVKVFYTWSQAKEIVKDKTFGRDIKWDVPLLEGYDFEFVENISKRPSSNSWLGIDNPELISKIEVFEPDAILVYGWNMKSHFKVLRHFKGKTPVWFRGDSTLLDEQKELKTYLRRFWLTYVYRHVDRAFYVGQANKAYFLKHGLTEKQLVYAPHAVNNSHFYDNDQQSYKKKAADWKKNLGISEDQVTVVFAGKFEAKKQPNLLIDAVIEANKKRKKPIKLLLIGNGPLEESLKEQAERQNCILFLPFQNQSKMPLVYRLGSIFCLPSKGPGETWGLAVNEAMASAIPVIVTNKVGGAEDMLIKDYNGYEFEYSNQQELESILINLSIDKLKIMGANAKLHVENFTLLQTVKAIKKELKMIKTKQS
- a CDS encoding glycosyltransferase family A protein; protein product: MSLVSIIIPVFNSIAFIEETINSVLKQTHQSIEIIVIDDGSTDGSFEFISNLENEKLTLIKNPKKGACSARNHGLRLAKGEFIQFLDADDILSPNKLELQIAELKNDTKSIAVCSTKHFYDTIDSGVVTDREFLYTTEDTEVFLLNLYGGNGKQNMVQTSAWLTPKYLLDKLEPWDESLSKDQDGEYFCRVVTKANKVVYVPDVYNYYRKHIRGANIANQKQLKHLQSQLKALNSKSKQFRIQKGTELYNNAMALQYKIIAIDAYPESMMVYRAAIEKVNKFGGSTYEPVLGGRIVEVMKSIFGWKAARYFSVFIHKLLSHK
- a CDS encoding DUF6625 family protein; the protein is MSSNKIAFIIPYFGQLDKFFPVWMHSCRYNPTIDWILITDQSLDQFSLPSNVLIHSCTFESLQDKIKNKFSFTTVLSTPYDLCEFRVAYGDIFSDLLQDYDFWGYCDMDVLWGNLRNFITDDVLSTNEKISWRGHLTLFRNTQEIRKLYTKNLQGVELYKLAFSNEFLVPVMFDERGINKIFDDSNYSIYLDLPFADLKIRSFNFQVQHFDESLLSTGGIFYWTRGKLFRLFVEDKDVIAEEFVYVHFLKRIIDIHQFNFDDKFFVVPNKILAETNVPDLKGFIEEHCLQKFYLKYYLKRMNISFLLRKRDYQKSLVKFNNAYPDILKEGYPVKISSKVIKRKIIRTIDELEGY
- a CDS encoding glycosyltransferase, encoding MKRLYYFTDSYPFSVDYTWKTAEIKEASLKFDEVIIVPFTHKKTNDFNFADNVRIIEPTLGKTLFAKPKYLKHLFSKSQPQKWISEFFRAVKSGKQGIIDWYLATVYSDIIIKKNIFKELQNNRSKQAQTVLFFQWTMNNALMIPVLHEWGYQNIICRMHGFDLYEFRHNDYLPYKSRVLKHAHICTFISEHGRDYATKRYPFIENASEIHYLGANAMLQNKVESGQIFHLVSVSRAVPLKRLELIVEALKSVKIPVKWTHIGDGYALDNIKKCASEIKKYNPNCEVEFLGWLTPEEIKNYFAENGIHSLILVSETEGLPVVIMEAFSASIPVIATDVGGVSELVKTENGILLSSNPKPSEVAISIDTMASEDFETHQERRDAAFQSYVKSFDLQKNTKKFINFLSQQCH
- a CDS encoding acyl carrier protein, with the protein product MPNIEDKLKEIMALVFDVPTTDINEDTSPDDLDNWDSIGTINLITALEDAFDIEFEDEEILELLNFQLIKINIEEKLEA